In Stigmatopora nigra isolate UIUO_SnigA chromosome 11, RoL_Snig_1.1, whole genome shotgun sequence, the following proteins share a genomic window:
- the kdm6a gene encoding lysine-specific demethylase 6A isoform X1: MKSCGVSLAAAAATAASSSAATRSPSAAANDEEKMASAKASETEEDFPTLTSQEKERLLGIDSSLFGFHRLQEDGARTKALLLKAVSCYNALILKAEGKVDPDIFCQIGHFHLLLEDYPKALSSYQRYFSLQPEYWKNASFLYGIGLVYFHYNAFQWAIKAFQEVLYINPSFSRAKEIHLRLGLMFKVNTDHESSLKHFQLALIDSNLCTLSKAEIQFHIAHLYEIQKKYRAAKEAYESLLQTENLSAQVKATTLQQLGWMHHTVEQLGDKGTKDSYAIQCLQKSLEADPNSGQSWYFLGRCYSSIGKVQDAFISYRQSIDKSEASADTWCSIGVLYQQQNQPMDALQAYICAVQLDHNHAAAWMDLGTLYESCGQAHDAIKCYVNATRSKACVNAAALAQRIKLLQAQLCNQQPGSLQNKSKMLPSIEEAWSLPIPAELTSRQGSLNAAQAQQACKGEAAQSTSNHSDPEGNPAKKKRTASPAKSAVDANSANQQPAPGWYLTPQNLQLLDHLRANRAILKPIQVQMLDQLEKQFSLMQQHQQQTRVGAQLRPGLPNGPKVESPDCHDGLPRSSPLNRAARPTANGSCSSPSSGALDAGYPTGERASVLGGGSASNGNVPYAQQNSLPHNCTAVSQPSTSGASPAHPDENWRSPLSNSNTQGLHKGPGSHSAGPNGDPPFSSSSSSPQTSFSSSAILNQVGHSGPCTASSSASSLSPASPRSTPNHFSSPPHSATTSGLLTKDNAPSGGSAGAATAPSPGPVATAATGTTPSSGSTPAPGSTNHVQSEPGAPALDNPPISALLKGKATPTNRNDDDNNDKSDRAGPFSEKINNVHAGSAEAEAASEQFSSSSSPTCSTTAPADSLPRLSGQMDSQGPATNGTEDSRSPQKAENPEGDVHRHSAPAGLAPWSSVSIYPSSSEVLKVCRNLGKNGLSTSSIILDKCPPPRPPIIPSPPLPKDKLNPPTPSIYLENKRDAFYPPLHQFCTNLTNPVTVIRGLAGALKLDLGLFSTKTLVEANPEHLVEVRTQLAQPTDENWDPSGSRKMWRCESSRSHTTIIKYAQYQASSFQESLREENEKRKEMEAEAASSDSRRRRCPFKHIKFGTNIDLSDEKKWKQQLQELTKLPAFARVVSAGNLLSHVGHTILGMNTVQLYMKVPGSRTPGHQENNNFCSVNINIGPGDCEWFAVPEAYWGVINSFCEKNNINFLMGSWWPNLEDLYETNVPVYRFIQRPGDLVWLNTGAIHWVQAIGWCNNIAWNVGPLTAHQYKLAAERYEWNKLQSVKSIVPMIHLSWNLARNIKVSDHKLFEMIKYCLLRTLKQCQMQRELLLAAGKQLVWHGRTQNEPAHYCSICEVEVYDLLFVTSESNSRKTYVVHCQDCARRGNPDLDNFVVLEQYKVEELMQVYDHFTLASPLPSSSG, translated from the exons ATGAAATCGTGCGGAGTGTCGctcgccgctgccgccgccaccgccgcctccTCTTCGGCTGCTACGCGGAGTCCGAGCGCCGCCGCTAATGACGAGGAGAAAATGGCGTCGGCAAAAGCGAGTGAAACCGAAGAGGACTTTCCGACGCTTACATCGCAAGAAAAAGAGCGATTGCTTGGAATTGACAG TTCCCTGTTTGGATTTCACAGGCTTCAAGAAGATGGCGCCAGAACGAAGGCCTTACTGTTAAAG GCTGTTAGCTGCTATAACGCTCTCATCCTGAAAGCAGAAGGGAAAGTTGATCCTGACATTTTCTGTCAGATTGGCCATTTCCACCTCCTGTTGGAGGACTATCCTAaag CATTATCTTCATACCAGAGGTACTTCAGTTTACAGCCAGAATACTGGAAG AATGCTTCCTTTTTATACGGGATCGGCTTGGTTTACTTCCATTACAATGCATTTCAATG GGCAATCAAAGCATTTCAGGAGGTGCTCTACATCAACCCCAGTTTCTCCCGTGCTAAAGAAATCCACCTGCGACTGGGACTCATGTTTAAAGTTAACACAGACCACGAGTCCAGTTTAAAG CATTTTCAGCTGGCTTTGATCGACTCAAACCTCTGCACCTTGTCCAAGGCTGAAA TTCAGTTCCACATCGCTCATTTATATGAGATCCAG AAAAAGTACCGAGCGGCGAAAGAAGCTTATGAAAGCCTCTTGCAGACTGAGAATCTTTCTGCTCAGGTGAAGGCAACTACACTCCAACAGCTCG GCTGGATGCATCACACAGTGGAGCAGTTGGGGGATAAAGGCACCAAGGACAGCTATGCCATCCAGTGTCTGCAGAAGTCTCTAGAAGCAGACCCAAACTCTGGCCAGTCTTGGTATTTTCTCGGCAG GTGCTACTCCAGCATTGGCAAAGTGCAGGATGCATTCATCTCCTATCGTCAATCCATCGATAAATCGGAGGCCAGCGCGGATACCTGGTGCTCCATAGG GGTCCTCTACCAGCAGCAGAACCAGCCTATGGACGCACTGCAGGCCTACATCTGCGCCGTTCAGTTGGACCACAACCACGCCGCCGCCTGGATGGACCTGGGCACGCTGTACGAGAGCTGCGGCCAGGCGCACGATGCCATCAAGTGTTACGTCAACGCCACGCGCAGCAAGGCCTGCGTCAACGCCGCCGCCCTCGCTCAACGCATCAAGCTTCTGCAG GCTCAGTTGTGTAACCAACAGCCAGGTAGTCTGCAGAATAAGAGTAAAATGCTCCCTAGTATTGAGGAGGCGTGGAGCCTGCCCATCCCTGCTGAGCTCACTTCCAGGCAGGGGTCCCTGAATGCTGCACAGGCACAGCAG GCTTGTAAAGGGGAGGCGGCCCAAAGCACCAGTAATCACAGCGACCCAGAAGGCAACCCTGCCAAAAAGAAACGCACTGCCAGCCCGGCCAAA AGTGCTGTGGATGCAAACAGCGCCAATCAACAGCCGGCTCCTGGCTGGTATCTTACGCCACAAAATCTTCAG CTTCTGGATCACTTGCGTGCAAACAGAGCCATCCTCAAGCCCATCCAGGTGCAAATGCTGGATCAGCTGGAAAAACAGTTCTCACTTATGCAGCAGCATCAGCAGCAG ACGAGAGTGGGCGCCCAGCTTCGGCCCGGCCTTCCCAACGGTCCTAAGGTCGAGTCCCCTGACTGCCACGACGGCCTCCCCCGCTCCTCCCCGTTGAACCGGGCGGCCCGGCCCACGGCCAACGGCTCGTGTTCGAGTCCGTCTTCGGGTGCGCTCGACGCGGGGTATCCTACGGGGGAGCGCGCCTCGGTGCTGGGAGGCGGCAGCGCGAGCAACGGAAACGTGCCTTACGCACAGCAGAACTCTCTACCTCACAACTGCACAGCCGTCAGTCAGCCCAGCACCAGCGGCGCCAGTCCCGCTCATCCTGACGAGAATTGGAGGAGCCCGCTTAGCAACTCTAAcactcag GGGCTTCACAAAGGTCCAGGTTCCCATTCGGCAGGTCCCAATGGAGACCCCCctttctcttcttcctcctcctcccctcaGACCTCATTTTCTTCCTCGGCTATTCTCAATCAGGTGGGACATTCTGGGCCCTGCACCGCCTCGTCGTCGGCCTCCTCTTTGTCCCCGGCCTCTCCCAGGTCCACCCCCAACCACTTTTCCTCGCCCCCCCATTCCGCCACTACCTCAGGGCTCCTCACCAAAGACAACGCGCCTTCCGGCGGTAGCGCGGGAGCAGCTACCGCTCCGTCGCCGGGTCCCGTCGCTACCGCCGCTACAGGGACGACCCCGAGTTCCGGCAGCACGCCGGCACCGGGGTCGACTAATCACGTCCAGTCGGAACCCGGCGCTCCCGCTTTAGACAATCCTCCAATCTCAGCCTTGCTCAAAGGAAAAGCCACCCCGACCAACAGAAATGACGATGATAATAATGACAAGAGTGACCGCGCAGGGCCTTTCTCAGAGAAAATCAACAACGTCCACGCGGGTAGCGCTGAAGCCGAAGCCGCATCGGAGCAattctcctcctcgtcctcgccCACGTGCTCCACCACCGCCCCCGCCGATAGCCTCCCCCGCCTTAGCGGCCAAATGGACAGTCAGGGACCCGCCACGAACGGGACGGAGGACTCTCGGAGCCCGCAAAAGGCGGAAAATCCGGAAGGGGACGTGCACAGACATTCGGCCCCAGCTGGCCTGGCTCCCTGGTCTTCTGTTTCCATCTACCCAAGCTCCAGTGAAGTGCTCAAAGTGTGCAG GAACCTTGGCAAGAACGGTCTCTCGACAAGCAGCATCATTCTGGACAAGTGCCCGCCACCTCGACCTCCAATCATCCCGTCACCTCCTTTGCCCAAGGACAAACTCAACCCACCGACGCCCAGTATTTAT ttGGAAAACAAGAGGGATGCCTTCTACCCTCCTCTCCATCAGTTCTGCACAAACCTCACCAACCCTGTCACCGTCATCAGGGGTCTGGCAGGAGCCCTAAAACTGG ATTTGGGCCTCTTCTCCACCAAGACCCTGGTGGAAGCCAATCCCGAGCATCTGGTGGAAGTGCGAACGCAGTTGGCTCAGCCCACCGACGAGAACTGGGACCCCAGCGGCAGCCGCAAGATGTGGCGATGCGAGAGCAGCCGTTCGCATACCACCATCATCAAGTACGCCCAGTACCAGGCTTCGTCCTTCCAGGAATCGCTTCGG GAGGAGAATGAAAAGCGTAAGGAGATGGAAGCAGAAGCAGCTTCATCTGACAG CAGGCGGAGAAGATGTCCTTTCAAGCACATCAAGTTTGGCACCAACATCGACCTCTCAGATGAAAAGAA GTGGAAGCAGCAACTCCAGGAGCTGACCAAGCTTCCGGCTTTTGCCCGGGTGGTATCGGCCGGCAATCTACTCAGCCACGTTGGACACACCATCCTGGGCATGAATACAGTGCAGCTCTACATGAAGGTCCCCGGGAGCCGGACACCAG GTCACCAAGAGAACAATAACTTTTGTTCGGTTAACATCAACATCGGCCCCGGCGACTGCGAGTGGTTCGCTGTTCCCGAGGCCTACTGGGGCGTCATCAACAGCTTCTGTGAAAA GAACAACATCAACTTCCTGATGGGTTCCTGGTGGCCAAACCTGGAGGACCTGTACGAGACCAACGTGCCTGTTTACCGCTTCATCCAGCGGCCCGGGGACCTGGTGTGGCTCAACACGGGCGCCATCCACTGGGTGCAGGCTATCGGCTGGTGCAACAACATCGCCTGGAATGTGGGGCCCCTCACGG CCCACCAGTACAAGCTGGCAGCGGAACGCTACGAGTGGAACAAACTGCAAAGTGTCAAATCCATCGTTCCCATGATCCACCTCTCCTGGAATCTGGCCAGGAACATCAAAGTGTCTGACCATAAACTCTTTGAGATGATCAA GTATTGCTTGCTGCGGACTCTGAAGCAGTGTCAGATGCAACGGGAGCTTCTGCTGGCTGCTGGGAAACAATTAGTCTGGCATGGACGAACCCAAAACGAGCCTGCACACTATTGCAGTATTTGTGAG GTGGAGGTATACGACCTCCTCTTTGTGACCAGCGAGAGCAACAGCAGAAAGACTTATGTGGTGCACTGCCAGGACTGTGCCCGCAGGGGGAATCCTGACTTGGACAACTTTGTAGTGCTGGAGCAGTATAAAGTTGAAGAGCTCATGCAAGTCTATGACCACTTCACTCTG GCGAGTCCGCTGCCTTCCTCGtctggatga
- the kdm6a gene encoding lysine-specific demethylase 6A isoform X6 — translation MHHTVEQLGDKGTKDSYAIQCLQKSLEADPNSGQSWYFLGRCYSSIGKVQDAFISYRQSIDKSEASADTWCSIGVLYQQQNQPMDALQAYICAVQLDHNHAAAWMDLGTLYESCGQAHDAIKCYVNATRSKACVNAAALAQRIKLLQAQLCNQQPGSLQNKSKMLPSIEEAWSLPIPAELTSRQGSLNAAQAQQACKGEAAQSTSNHSDPEGNPAKKKRTASPAKSAVDANSANQQPAPGWYLTPQNLQLLDHLRANRAILKPIQVQMLDQLEKQFSLMQQHQQQTRVGAQLRPGLPNGPKVESPDCHDGLPRSSPLNRAARPTANGSCSSPSSGALDAGYPTGERASVLGGGSASNGNVPYAQQNSLPHNCTAVSQPSTSGASPAHPDENWRSPLSNSNTQGLHKGPGSHSAGPNGDPPFSSSSSSPQTSFSSSAILNQVGHSGPCTASSSASSLSPASPRSTPNHFSSPPHSATTSGLLTKDNAPSGGSAGAATAPSPGPVATAATGTTPSSGSTPAPGSTNHVQSEPGAPALDNPPISALLKGKATPTNRNDDDNNDKSDRAGPFSEKINNVHAGSAEAEAASEQFSSSSSPTCSTTAPADSLPRLSGQMDSQGPATNGTEDSRSPQKAENPEGDVHRHSAPAGLAPWSSVSIYPSSSEVLKVCRNLGKNGLSTSSIILDKCPPPRPPIIPSPPLPKDKLNPPTPSIYLENKRDAFYPPLHQFCTNLTNPVTVIRGLAGALKLDLGLFSTKTLVEANPEHLVEVRTQLAQPTDENWDPSGSRKMWRCESSRSHTTIIKYAQYQASSFQESLREENEKRKEMEAEAASSDSRRRRCPFKHIKFGTNIDLSDEKKWKQQLQELTKLPAFARVVSAGNLLSHVGHTILGMNTVQLYMKVPGSRTPGHQENNNFCSVNINIGPGDCEWFAVPEAYWGVINSFCEKNNINFLMGSWWPNLEDLYETNVPVYRFIQRPGDLVWLNTGAIHWVQAIGWCNNIAWNVGPLTAHQYKLAAERYEWNKLQSVKSIVPMIHLSWNLARNIKVSDHKLFEMIKYCLLRTLKQCQMQRELLLAAGKQLVWHGRTQNEPAHYCSICEVEVYDLLFVTSESNSRKTYVVHCQDCARRGNPDLDNFVVLEQYKVEELMQVYDHFTLASPLPSSSG, via the exons ATGCATCACACAGTGGAGCAGTTGGGGGATAAAGGCACCAAGGACAGCTATGCCATCCAGTGTCTGCAGAAGTCTCTAGAAGCAGACCCAAACTCTGGCCAGTCTTGGTATTTTCTCGGCAG GTGCTACTCCAGCATTGGCAAAGTGCAGGATGCATTCATCTCCTATCGTCAATCCATCGATAAATCGGAGGCCAGCGCGGATACCTGGTGCTCCATAGG GGTCCTCTACCAGCAGCAGAACCAGCCTATGGACGCACTGCAGGCCTACATCTGCGCCGTTCAGTTGGACCACAACCACGCCGCCGCCTGGATGGACCTGGGCACGCTGTACGAGAGCTGCGGCCAGGCGCACGATGCCATCAAGTGTTACGTCAACGCCACGCGCAGCAAGGCCTGCGTCAACGCCGCCGCCCTCGCTCAACGCATCAAGCTTCTGCAG GCTCAGTTGTGTAACCAACAGCCAGGTAGTCTGCAGAATAAGAGTAAAATGCTCCCTAGTATTGAGGAGGCGTGGAGCCTGCCCATCCCTGCTGAGCTCACTTCCAGGCAGGGGTCCCTGAATGCTGCACAGGCACAGCAG GCTTGTAAAGGGGAGGCGGCCCAAAGCACCAGTAATCACAGCGACCCAGAAGGCAACCCTGCCAAAAAGAAACGCACTGCCAGCCCGGCCAAA AGTGCTGTGGATGCAAACAGCGCCAATCAACAGCCGGCTCCTGGCTGGTATCTTACGCCACAAAATCTTCAG CTTCTGGATCACTTGCGTGCAAACAGAGCCATCCTCAAGCCCATCCAGGTGCAAATGCTGGATCAGCTGGAAAAACAGTTCTCACTTATGCAGCAGCATCAGCAGCAG ACGAGAGTGGGCGCCCAGCTTCGGCCCGGCCTTCCCAACGGTCCTAAGGTCGAGTCCCCTGACTGCCACGACGGCCTCCCCCGCTCCTCCCCGTTGAACCGGGCGGCCCGGCCCACGGCCAACGGCTCGTGTTCGAGTCCGTCTTCGGGTGCGCTCGACGCGGGGTATCCTACGGGGGAGCGCGCCTCGGTGCTGGGAGGCGGCAGCGCGAGCAACGGAAACGTGCCTTACGCACAGCAGAACTCTCTACCTCACAACTGCACAGCCGTCAGTCAGCCCAGCACCAGCGGCGCCAGTCCCGCTCATCCTGACGAGAATTGGAGGAGCCCGCTTAGCAACTCTAAcactcag GGGCTTCACAAAGGTCCAGGTTCCCATTCGGCAGGTCCCAATGGAGACCCCCctttctcttcttcctcctcctcccctcaGACCTCATTTTCTTCCTCGGCTATTCTCAATCAGGTGGGACATTCTGGGCCCTGCACCGCCTCGTCGTCGGCCTCCTCTTTGTCCCCGGCCTCTCCCAGGTCCACCCCCAACCACTTTTCCTCGCCCCCCCATTCCGCCACTACCTCAGGGCTCCTCACCAAAGACAACGCGCCTTCCGGCGGTAGCGCGGGAGCAGCTACCGCTCCGTCGCCGGGTCCCGTCGCTACCGCCGCTACAGGGACGACCCCGAGTTCCGGCAGCACGCCGGCACCGGGGTCGACTAATCACGTCCAGTCGGAACCCGGCGCTCCCGCTTTAGACAATCCTCCAATCTCAGCCTTGCTCAAAGGAAAAGCCACCCCGACCAACAGAAATGACGATGATAATAATGACAAGAGTGACCGCGCAGGGCCTTTCTCAGAGAAAATCAACAACGTCCACGCGGGTAGCGCTGAAGCCGAAGCCGCATCGGAGCAattctcctcctcgtcctcgccCACGTGCTCCACCACCGCCCCCGCCGATAGCCTCCCCCGCCTTAGCGGCCAAATGGACAGTCAGGGACCCGCCACGAACGGGACGGAGGACTCTCGGAGCCCGCAAAAGGCGGAAAATCCGGAAGGGGACGTGCACAGACATTCGGCCCCAGCTGGCCTGGCTCCCTGGTCTTCTGTTTCCATCTACCCAAGCTCCAGTGAAGTGCTCAAAGTGTGCAG GAACCTTGGCAAGAACGGTCTCTCGACAAGCAGCATCATTCTGGACAAGTGCCCGCCACCTCGACCTCCAATCATCCCGTCACCTCCTTTGCCCAAGGACAAACTCAACCCACCGACGCCCAGTATTTAT ttGGAAAACAAGAGGGATGCCTTCTACCCTCCTCTCCATCAGTTCTGCACAAACCTCACCAACCCTGTCACCGTCATCAGGGGTCTGGCAGGAGCCCTAAAACTGG ATTTGGGCCTCTTCTCCACCAAGACCCTGGTGGAAGCCAATCCCGAGCATCTGGTGGAAGTGCGAACGCAGTTGGCTCAGCCCACCGACGAGAACTGGGACCCCAGCGGCAGCCGCAAGATGTGGCGATGCGAGAGCAGCCGTTCGCATACCACCATCATCAAGTACGCCCAGTACCAGGCTTCGTCCTTCCAGGAATCGCTTCGG GAGGAGAATGAAAAGCGTAAGGAGATGGAAGCAGAAGCAGCTTCATCTGACAG CAGGCGGAGAAGATGTCCTTTCAAGCACATCAAGTTTGGCACCAACATCGACCTCTCAGATGAAAAGAA GTGGAAGCAGCAACTCCAGGAGCTGACCAAGCTTCCGGCTTTTGCCCGGGTGGTATCGGCCGGCAATCTACTCAGCCACGTTGGACACACCATCCTGGGCATGAATACAGTGCAGCTCTACATGAAGGTCCCCGGGAGCCGGACACCAG GTCACCAAGAGAACAATAACTTTTGTTCGGTTAACATCAACATCGGCCCCGGCGACTGCGAGTGGTTCGCTGTTCCCGAGGCCTACTGGGGCGTCATCAACAGCTTCTGTGAAAA GAACAACATCAACTTCCTGATGGGTTCCTGGTGGCCAAACCTGGAGGACCTGTACGAGACCAACGTGCCTGTTTACCGCTTCATCCAGCGGCCCGGGGACCTGGTGTGGCTCAACACGGGCGCCATCCACTGGGTGCAGGCTATCGGCTGGTGCAACAACATCGCCTGGAATGTGGGGCCCCTCACGG CCCACCAGTACAAGCTGGCAGCGGAACGCTACGAGTGGAACAAACTGCAAAGTGTCAAATCCATCGTTCCCATGATCCACCTCTCCTGGAATCTGGCCAGGAACATCAAAGTGTCTGACCATAAACTCTTTGAGATGATCAA GTATTGCTTGCTGCGGACTCTGAAGCAGTGTCAGATGCAACGGGAGCTTCTGCTGGCTGCTGGGAAACAATTAGTCTGGCATGGACGAACCCAAAACGAGCCTGCACACTATTGCAGTATTTGTGAG GTGGAGGTATACGACCTCCTCTTTGTGACCAGCGAGAGCAACAGCAGAAAGACTTATGTGGTGCACTGCCAGGACTGTGCCCGCAGGGGGAATCCTGACTTGGACAACTTTGTAGTGCTGGAGCAGTATAAAGTTGAAGAGCTCATGCAAGTCTATGACCACTTCACTCTG GCGAGTCCGCTGCCTTCCTCGtctggatga